The Ectothiorhodospiraceae bacterium BW-2 nucleotide sequence CGCTGAGCTGGCGGATTCGTAACCGTTTGCAACAGTTAATTAAGGAGCGAGCATCACTCAATGCCCGGGTCAAAAAGATCGATAACCAGGTGGCTAAGCTGGCTAAAGCTGTCATTCAGGAGAGTGATCACGAGGAGAAGGTCGAGGCGTTACAGGGGGAACGAACCGCCCTTCGTGCCTTAATTCGTTCCATGAATAGCAAACAGACGCTTAACTTCTTTACCGATGAGGGGTTGCTACCCAACTATACTTTCCCCGAAGAGGGGGTCACGATTCGCTCGATTTTGTGGCGTAAACGCGAAGCGGATGAGTCATCAACCGATGGCACTCAATTTATTCGTACCACTTATGAGTATGAGCGCCCTTCTGCCTCGGCTATCGCCGAACTAGCTCCCGATAACTATTTCTACGCCGGTGGCCATAAGGTGGAGATTGAGCAGGTCGATTTAAAACTCTCTGAAATTGAGAACTGGAAAATCTGTGATAACTGCCACTACGCAGAAAATATCGATATCACTAAAGATCTCTTGACCACTTGCCCTAAATGTCAGAGCGTCACCTGGGGTGATAGTGGCCAAAAGACGCAAATGGTGAAGTTGCGTCAGGTCTATGCCCGCACTCCGGAACAGGATGCCAGAATCAGCGATGATAGCGATAATCGTGAACCCAAATTTTACAAGCGGCAGATGTTGGTTAGCTATGAACCGGCAGATCTGTTGCAGGCCTATAAAATCGACTGTGACGATCTGCCGTTTGGTTTCGATTTTCTGAAAAAGGTCAACATTAAGGATATCAATTTTGGCGTACCCGATTCGCAATGTCAGGAGAGTGCCTTTGCCGGTGATAAAGCCAAACGCAGCGGGTTTTATATCTGCAACCAGTGCGGCATGGTCAAAACCAGAAAACGCAATAAGATTAAGCACGACTTAACCTGTCCCTATCACGATGATCTGGAAAAGGCAGAAGATCCGGCTAACTTTATCCACTGTCTCTATCTCTACCGGGAACTGGCTTCAGAGGCGATTCGGATGGTGTTGCCGGTCTCCAGCTATCGTGCTGATAGCGCCAATGAAGCCTCTTTCGCCGCAGCGATTCAGTTGGGGATTAAACACTACTTTAAGGGAAGTATCGATCATATCAGAGCCACCACCTATAGTGAACCTCTGAATGAGGGGGGGCGCATCTACTATCTGGTGATCTATGACTCGATTCCGGGAGGAACCGGCTATCTAAAAGAGCTGATGCGCGATCCGCAAAATCTGTTTGCGCTAATTGAAAAGGCTTTTGTGGTACTCGATAGTTGTGGCTGTAATCAGGATCCACTCCGAGACGGTTGCTACCATTGCCTTTACGCTTATCGTGATCGCTATAACCGCTTAAAAATTTCACGCGATTTGGCCAAAAAACTGATGCTGTCGATTTTGGAAAACCGTCAATATCTGGTTGAAGTAGCGTCACTGGCAGAGGTTAACCCTAATGTGCTGCTGGAGAGTGAGCTGGAACAGAAGTTTATTGATACCTTAAAGCTCTACAGCGCTGAGTGGCGTGTTAGCAATAGTACAGTTAATGGCAAAAATGGTTATCTGTTAACGGTCGGGACAAAAGATAAGCTTTCAGTGGCCTGGAAAATCGAGCCACAGGTCAATCTTGACTCTCAGCAGGGGGTTGATATCGCCAGTAAACCCGACTTTATCCTCTGGCCAGTTAAAACCGATGCAACGATTAAACCGATTGCCCTGTTTCTGGATGGCTATGAGTTTCATCGAGATATTGTGGCCGATGATGCTAATAAACGACTGGCAATTGCCCAATCCGGAAAATTCATGGTCTGGACACTCTACTGGGATGATTTGGAGAGTGATAACGGCGACCACTTGAAAGCGTATCTGAACCAGTATCAGAATAAGATGGTACGGGATCTACTTGGAAGCACAATCGGAGATAAGCACTATGCCCAGTGGCAGACGGTACACAATAACAAGAACAGCTTTTCCCTATTGATAGATATTTTGAAAGAACCACCCGCTGCCTTGTCGCGCTTAACTGGCTGTGCTGTCGCCCATACACTCTGCTGGCTAAGTGCAGATGGCAGAAGCGATATGAACACCGATATTGCGCATAAGCTGGCGTGGGAGATGCGGGAAAATGCCCCCCCTAACCGTGTGGATGAGCTATTACCCGATGAGCCGTTTTGGTTTGGCGGCTTGCTCGACAGTTTACAAAGTTCGGAAAAGTTGGTTGAAATTGCGACTTCAATAACCCTTTCAGCCTTTGGACAAGCCCATTTTAGCCAAAGTGATGCAGATTTAGCCTATCTGAGTCACCATCTGAAAACCCATATCTGCTTTGATGATCGGGATAATCAGCATCCCGGCTATAAAGCGGCACTGATTGGGTATTGGAAGCTGATAAATATTTTGCAACTGCTGGATAATATTAGCTGGTGTTCACGAACCTCGGTCAAAAATGGGGCATCTTCGTTTGCTTTGGAAACAAGCCGCGAGGCCAGAATCGATGCCGCCAAACAGCCGGAGCCATCTTCTGAGAAGAGCGCAGCCTGGCAGAGTTGCTTAGATGAGACCCTGCTTTCAGGTGAGATAGAGCGCTTTTACGCCTCAAAACTACCTATTCCAGAGGTTGGTTATGAATTAACCCTCAATAGTGTTGTGGTGGCTGAAGCAGAGCTGGCATGGGAGGCGAAAAAAGTGGCTGTTTTTGCACCGACTACAGCTGAGTCAGAGATTGAACACTTCAAGCAACAGGGTTGGAGCTGCTTATCTGATCCGGTTCATTCCGGGTTAATCGAACAGTTAGAACAACTATTGGGAGTAAACTAATATGCCACAGGTTGCCATTGCATCTGATTTTTTGACCGCTATGATGAATTTACCTAAAACACAGCAGAAAAAGGTGAATCAATTTGTGAACAAATTTCGTAATAATCCCACTGCAGCGGGTATTCACTACGAAAAGATCAATAATGCAGCTAATTCATTGATGCGATCCGTACGGATCGATAACAGTTATCGTGGGGTAGTGCTCAAACCGGAGCAGGGCGAATTATTTATTTTGCTATGGGTTGATCATCACGATGAGGCTTACGCCTGGGCCAGAAGCCATCAGTGTAAAATTCATCCGGCAACCGGTACGATTCAACTCTATGCTACCGAAACGATACTAGCAGAGCATGAGGTCACTAAACCGTCCGATAAACCTGACGAGTTAGCTCAAGACGCCACGCAACCTATCTTCTCAGACTACTCAAATCAGCAGTTAATTGCTATCGGACTACCAGAGGAGCTGTTATCCCCCATTCGAACCTTACGCTCCTTGGTGGATCTGGAACAGTTAACCAATAGACTCCCATCTGATGCTTATGAAGCACTCTATTTTTTAGCCGATGGCATCCCCTATGAAGAGGTTCTGGACGACTATACCTCGACACAAACCCACATCGACACCGATGACTATAGCGCGGCACTTGAACGGGAAGGCTCAAAGCGTCGTTTTGTGTTGGTTTCAGATGAAGAGCTGGAAAAGATGCTCGATGCACCACTGGAGAAGTGGCGGATATTTTTGCATCCTTCGCAGCGAAAACTGGTAGAGAGGGACTGGAATGGTCCAGTTCGTGTATTAGGAGGCGCCGGCACCGGTAAAACGGTTGCCGCGATTCATCGAGCAAAATGGCTGGTAAACCATCTGCCCCCTTCAAACCAAAAAGTTCTGTTCACGACCTTCACCAAAAATCTTGCATCGGATATTAGAGATCACTTAGCGCTCATCTGTAACCACCATGAGTTACAACGAGTTGAAGTCTCTAATATTGATGCCTGGGTTTATAGTTTTTTAAAGAGAAATAGCTATAGCTATCAAATCGTGTTTCCGAATGATTCGAATCCGGCCAGACAGCAGTGCTGGCAATTGGCGTTAGATGTTCAACCTGCTGAACTTGATTTGACAGATCGCTTTTACGAAGAGGAGTGGCGTTTGGTGATTCAGGCGCAGAAAATCACCACAAAACAGGCGTATATTAAGGCAAAGCGTACCGGGCGAGGTACCCGTTTAAACCGTAAAGAGAGACTACTCGTCTGGCCGGTTTTCGAAGAGTACATGTTGCAGCTAAGTCACAGCAACCTAAGAGAGATGCCCGATGCGATGCAGGACTGTATTCAAATTATCGAGCAAAAATCGATTAAACCGATCTATTCAGCCGTTATTGTGGATGAGGGGCAGGATATGGGAAAAACGGCTTACCAACTGTTAAGACGAGTGGTTGCCGAGCAGCCAAATGATCTGTTTATTGTCGGTGACGGTCATCAACGCATCTATCGCAATAAGGTAGTGCTAGGGCAGTGCGGGATTAATATTATCGGGCGAAGCCGAAAGCTCAGGATTAACTACCGCACTACTGAAGAGACCAAAAAGCTGGCCGTTTCTGTACTTGAAGGGGTCTCGGTTGATGATCTGGATGGGGGAGGGGATGACAATAGAGGCTATGTCTCCCTGATGCATGGTGAAGCACCAGAGGTCATTAATTTTACTAATTTTACCGAAGAGTTAGATGCCATTTGTGAACGGATTGAACAGCTAGAAGCTGCCGGGGCTTTACTGAAGGATATTTGTGTTGTTGCCCGAACCAAAGATCTGCTGAACAGTTATGCTAAAGAGCTGGAAAAAGCGGGATTTTCCACTTATGAAATATTGGCCAATGGTTCGGAAGACAGAAACATTAAAGGCGTTAGGATAGCTACGATGCATCGGGTGAAGGGGCTGGAGTTTCAACATATCTTGATTGCAGGTGCCAACATCGACAAATTACCACTCAAGCTGACGGCTGCCACAACGGATCCGGTCGAACTAAGAGAGCATGAGTTATCTGAGCGGGCGCTACTCCATGTTGCGATGACGAGGGCAATCAAGAGTCTGACGATTACGAGTTATGGCCAGATGAGTGAGTTTATCAATTATTCAATTAGATAAGGCTAATTGTCGCCCCTGACGGTGGCGTACCTCGGCCAGTTTTACCGCTAGGGAGGCTGCATCCCAACGGAAGCCTGGCCAATCTGTATGCTCATGAATCCACATTTTAATCACCGCATCATTTAAGGCGAATATGCGGCCTGTTCAGTGAAAAGTCCAGTTTATTCGTTGCAATTTTTGCGGTGATTAGGTGCGGTATTCACCGCATTGCCTCGTAAATGAGCTGCTTTTGCCGGATTGTCGTGACAAAACTGAAGCAGATTATATTCCGATTCGCCACAAGTGTACCGTCCCACATAAGGCAATCCGTTTCATGGCAACGCACTTGTTGCATCCAGCAGACCGTTCAGGTGAGCCATTACGCACTCAGCTAGAGCGGAGAGTGTATAACCGCCCTCTAACACTGACACTACTCTTCCTTGAGTAGAGGCTAAACAAGAGCGGGTTAGCTCGGTGGTCATTTGATAATAACTGTTCCTAAAAACCTAAGCAAAGTTGCTCATGGCGGTTTTTGGTAATTCGCTCTCCGTTGATAACACCCTTGCGGGCGAGCAACTGGAGTCCTGGTTGAGCAGTCCCAACCGGATGGCCGGTCAACACCGGCAACATGGGCAGTTTCAGCCATCGAAACCCAGCTTGCGCCATAAAAATTGCCTCGACGTTCATCCTGAACAGAGAACAACCTTGCGATTCGACTTCGACTCTAACCATGGCACGCAAAACTTTCGCGCTTGTAGATAACCTATCTACGGTGGAAAATTCTAATGACAAATAAATAAAAAATCAAGAACTGTTTTTTGCTCTCGGTAGACCAGTTCAGACCGCCAATCCAGTCATCCTGATGCGCATCAAAACCGGCAGAGAAGAACAGCATATCGGGCTGTAATGACTTAAGCGTGGGTAGCCACTGCTGTTGCATGAGTTTCCATGCATGGGTGTCCTGACTTCCTGCTGGTAAGAGGATGGTGTAGGGTGTAACCGCAACGGTACCGGGGTAGAACGGGTGTTGATAGCTGGAAAAGAGCGATACTCGCGGTTGATTGGCAAAAATGGCATCGGTTCCATTGCCATGATGGACATCAAAATCGATGATCGCTACCTTGTTGATGTCGGGATGGCTTAAAGCGTGAGCTACTCCAATTGCCAAATTGTTAAAAAAGCAAAATCCCATCGCTTGATCGGCCTCTGCAACCAAACCTTGATTGTGATCACGATGATAACCTCGATAGTAATTGCCTCCAGCCGAATTTTTCCAGCTCCTGACGCATGGCCCGATACCCTGAGCCATAGATGCGATCTTTACTGAGCTCCATTTTTTTCAGCTGCTGCTGAGCCAGCGGGCTACCATCCTGCTGATAGATGACCATAGAACCCAGATTACAGAACCCTTCCAGCTTAGCCCGACTGAGTTTGACCGCATGATGATTGCACCAGACATGCAGTAACTCATGCGCTAGGACGGCCATAAATGCCGGTTTTGGCAGATGGTTCAGAATGAAAATTTCGTGCGTTTCACTGATTGTATCTCCCCGCAATTGCCGGGTATATTTGGCCAATCCCTGCGTATCCCCCCGACCATTTTGAGCCTCAACTTTTAACCGCTCCCGATTAACCAGCCTGACGGGCACGGAAGCGGGGATTTGAAACCCTTTTGCAGCGAGCAGAGCGCGTACGATCTGCTCGGCTGAGCTGGCTTCAGATAGATGAGTAATGGCGGAGGTTTGGCAGTAACCACAACTCCATCTGCCATCGGCTAATTGCGTACCCTTGTTAGAGCTTTCGATACCAATGATGCGACCGCAGCTATTACATTGGGGTGTTTGACGCTGATGATGCGTTTTATGGGCGTTGTTACCCCAGCTATCGGTGATGTAACCACGGGTTAAGGCGCGATGGCAGACACAACATTTCGGTAAAAAGTGTTTGGCATAACAGGTCTGATGGTAAAGTTGGTTCTCTTTTGCAACATATTTGCCGCTAATAGGTTGGCTGCATTGAGCACAACGGGGCTGAATATGCGTCTCATAACAGTGTTGATGATATCGTTTTTTTTGGTAGGTGACCCAACGCTCCCCCAATAACTCTCCACACTGTTCGCACCGATAGCCAAAGCGTTGTTGATAACAGTGCGGATGGTAGATTTTTCCTCTTGAAGCGTTATACGGACCATTAATCCGTTGATGACAAGCGTGACAGATAAAACAGTCAGCCCTGAGTGTCAAGATACCCTGAGACCACCCCTGATGAGAAATGAATGTAGAATCAGGGGGGCAACAGAGGAGATACACGATGCCCAAAGATACTACCGTTTTACCCTCCAACGAGGTTACCGACCCCGATGAAGAGAAGCGCTCCTACCGCAAATTTAGTGAGGAAGAGAAGCTTCGGATCCTAGCAGAAGCAGAGCAGTGCAAGGAGCCGGGTCAGCTAGGCGAGCTGCTGCGCAAAGAGCAGATCTACAGCTCCCATCTGACCAAATGGCGCCGACAACTGCAAGCACAGGGGCAGGCTGGCCTGAAAGGGAAACAGAGTGGTCGCAAACCGAGCCTAGACAAGCGAGATAAGGAGATAGAGCGTTTAAAGAAGGAAATTCAGCGTCTTAGCCAACGGTTACAGCAGACCGAAGGGGTGATTGCGCTCCAAAAAAAAGCCTTCAGCTTATTGGAGCAGATGAACACAGAGATAAGCTTATGAGATTAGTTGAAAAAGAGTGCCCCAGTTCGGTGAGCATAAGAGCCGCTTGCGATAGCCTAGCGCTCTCGCGTGCAGGCTACTACCGCCGACAGGCTCCGGTTGTCTCCCCCCGAGCGAGCCTTCCAAGACCCGTCGCAGCCAATGCGCTGAGTGAGGCAGAGAGGCAAGCCGTTCTGGGGCTTTTGAACAGCGAACGATTCTATGACCAACCTCCGGCAGAGATCTATGCTAGCCTGCTGGATGAAGGGAAATATTACTGTTCAATCAGTACGATGTATCGGATCCTTCGTGCTAATCAACAGACGGGAGAGCGGCGAGCTCAAAAACCGGCCAAATCACACGCTATCCCCCGATTACGGGCGACCCGCCCGAATGAGGTTTGGACATGGGATATCACTAAGCTTCCCACCACAGAGCAGGGTAACTTCTTGAATCTCTATGTGGTGATGGATCTCTACAGCCGTTTTATTGTGGCTTGGATGGTCTCAAGGAAGGAGAATAGTGAGCTCTCCAAGCTGTTAATCAGTGACGCAGCGGCTCGCTATCGGGTCGCGCTCAGTGGCTTAACACTGCATCAGGATAGAGGTGTGCCGATGACCGCCAGAGGCTATCTCGACTTGATGGCCGAACTGGGGATCACCTGCTCCCACAGCCGTCCACGAGTCAGTAACGACAATCCGTTTAGCGAGAGTCAATTTAAAACACTCAAGCAACAACCCGATTATCCTCAACGATTGACAGGAGTTGACCATGCCAGAATATGGTTTAGTGACTATGTTGACTGGTACTGTTTCCACCACCACCATCGAGGGATTGCGTGGTTCACTCCAGAGCAGGTATTTACCGGTCGTTACAAGGAGGTTAGCGAGCAGCGTGAACAGGCGCTGAAGCAGGCCTATCAGCAGCATCCGAAACG carries:
- a CDS encoding DNA helicase, with the protein product MPQVAIASDFLTAMMNLPKTQQKKVNQFVNKFRNNPTAAGIHYEKINNAANSLMRSVRIDNSYRGVVLKPEQGELFILLWVDHHDEAYAWARSHQCKIHPATGTIQLYATETILAEHEVTKPSDKPDELAQDATQPIFSDYSNQQLIAIGLPEELLSPIRTLRSLVDLEQLTNRLPSDAYEALYFLADGIPYEEVLDDYTSTQTHIDTDDYSAALEREGSKRRFVLVSDEELEKMLDAPLEKWRIFLHPSQRKLVERDWNGPVRVLGGAGTGKTVAAIHRAKWLVNHLPPSNQKVLFTTFTKNLASDIRDHLALICNHHELQRVEVSNIDAWVYSFLKRNSYSYQIVFPNDSNPARQQCWQLALDVQPAELDLTDRFYEEEWRLVIQAQKITTKQAYIKAKRTGRGTRLNRKERLLVWPVFEEYMLQLSHSNLREMPDAMQDCIQIIEQKSIKPIYSAVIVDEGQDMGKTAYQLLRRVVAEQPNDLFIVGDGHQRIYRNKVVLGQCGINIIGRSRKLRINYRTTEETKKLAVSVLEGVSVDDLDGGGDDNRGYVSLMHGEAPEVINFTNFTEELDAICERIEQLEAAGALLKDICVVARTKDLLNSYAKELEKAGFSTYEILANGSEDRNIKGVRIATMHRVKGLEFQHILIAGANIDKLPLKLTAATTDPVELREHELSERALLHVAMTRAIKSLTITSYGQMSEFINYSIR
- a CDS encoding DUF4172 domain-containing protein gives rise to the protein MWIHEHTDWPGFRWDAASLAVKLAEVRHRQGRQLALSN
- a CDS encoding IS3 family transposase, which codes for MRLVEKECPSSVSIRAACDSLALSRAGYYRRQAPVVSPRASLPRPVAANALSEAERQAVLGLLNSERFYDQPPAEIYASLLDEGKYYCSISTMYRILRANQQTGERRAQKPAKSHAIPRLRATRPNEVWTWDITKLPTTEQGNFLNLYVVMDLYSRFIVAWMVSRKENSELSKLLISDAAARYRVALSGLTLHQDRGVPMTARGYLDLMAELGITCSHSRPRVSNDNPFSESQFKTLKQQPDYPQRLTGVDHARIWFSDYVDWYCFHHHHRGIAWFTPEQVFTGRYKEVSEQREQALKQAYQQHPKRFIHGEPKVKQPPTEVWINPALPEEGVGSLEVNYPTLNRAKER